One genomic segment of Candidatus Berkiella aquae includes these proteins:
- a CDS encoding S-(hydroxymethyl)glutathione dehydrogenase/class III alcohol dehydrogenase codes for MKVKAAVAYSAGKPLVIETVDLEGPRQGEVLVEIKATGVCHTDAFTLSGSDPEGIFPAILGHEGAGVVVETGKEVTTLKPGDKVIPLYTPECRQCEYCLSQKTNLCQAIRSTQGQGLMPDGTSRFSIGKEKIFHYMGTSTFSQYIVLPEIALAKIRQDAPLEKVCLIGCGVTTGIGAVIYTAKVTPGSNVIVFGLGGIGLNVIQGAKMIGANMIIGVDINPQRKALAEKMGMTHFVNPNEVMGDLVPYLVNLTKGGADYTFECVGNVQLMRQALECCHKGWGVSTIIGVAGSGQEIATRPFQLVTGRVWQGSAFGGARGRTDVPKIVDWYMDGKIKIDDLITHQLPLKNINEAFDLMHAGKSIRSVVTF; via the coding sequence ATGAAAGTAAAAGCGGCGGTTGCCTATTCTGCAGGTAAGCCTTTAGTTATTGAAACCGTTGATCTAGAAGGCCCCCGTCAAGGCGAAGTATTAGTAGAAATCAAAGCAACCGGCGTATGCCATACCGATGCATTTACTTTATCAGGGAGCGATCCGGAAGGTATTTTTCCCGCCATTCTTGGGCATGAAGGTGCAGGTGTTGTTGTAGAAACGGGTAAAGAGGTCACAACCTTAAAACCCGGCGATAAAGTGATTCCCTTGTATACCCCTGAATGTCGACAATGTGAATATTGTTTATCGCAAAAAACCAATTTATGCCAAGCGATTAGAAGTACGCAAGGTCAAGGTTTAATGCCAGATGGCACGAGTCGCTTTAGCATCGGCAAAGAAAAAATATTTCATTACATGGGCACCTCGACTTTTTCGCAATATATCGTTTTACCAGAGATTGCCCTTGCGAAGATCCGTCAAGATGCTCCTTTAGAAAAGGTGTGTCTTATTGGTTGTGGGGTGACCACCGGCATTGGAGCCGTCATTTATACGGCCAAAGTAACTCCTGGTAGTAATGTGATTGTTTTTGGTTTGGGTGGCATTGGTTTAAATGTCATTCAAGGAGCCAAAATGATTGGTGCCAATATGATTATTGGTGTCGATATTAACCCACAACGTAAGGCGCTTGCAGAAAAAATGGGGATGACCCATTTTGTTAATCCTAACGAAGTCATGGGTGATTTGGTTCCTTATCTGGTTAATTTAACCAAGGGAGGCGCTGATTATACGTTTGAATGTGTAGGTAATGTGCAATTAATGCGTCAAGCATTAGAGTGTTGTCATAAAGGATGGGGCGTATCAACCATTATAGGAGTTGCAGGCAGTGGCCAAGAAATTGCGACTCGTCCATTTCAATTAGTGACAGGAAGAGTGTGGCAAGGTTCGGCCTTTGGTGGTGCACGTGGGCGAACCGATGTGCCTAAAATCGTTGATTGGTATATGGATGGTAAGATTAAGATTGATGATTTAATCACACATCAATTACCTTTAAAAAATATCAATGAAGCATTTGATTTAATGCATGCCGGTAAATCAATTCGTTCGGTTGTTACCTTTTAA
- the fghA gene encoding S-formylglutathione hydrolase codes for MLTIHSQYKCFNGMQITYSHHSALIGSEMRFGVFIPPQLKNKPMPVLYWLSGLTCTEENFMIKAGAQRVAAELGLMLVIPDTSPRGLGLEGEKQSYDLGEGAGFYVDATQTPWSKNYKMYSYITQELPQIIHSQFHVDEARVGILGHSMGGHGALTIALKNPHIYKTVSAFSPICSAIHSPWGEKAFSAYLGHDKTTWEAYDACELISTRGWQGPPILVDQGTEDAFLEEQLKPSLLEQACQRARVELQLRLQTGYDHSYYFIATFIEDHLRYHSTYL; via the coding sequence ATGCTGACCATCCACTCCCAATATAAATGTTTTAATGGAATGCAAATTACGTATAGTCATCATTCAGCATTAATAGGTTCAGAAATGCGTTTTGGGGTATTTATACCCCCTCAACTCAAAAATAAGCCAATGCCAGTGCTTTATTGGCTTTCAGGACTCACTTGTACTGAAGAAAATTTTATGATTAAAGCAGGAGCACAACGCGTTGCTGCTGAACTAGGATTAATGCTAGTCATTCCAGATACCAGTCCGCGTGGCTTGGGCCTTGAAGGTGAAAAACAAAGCTATGATTTGGGAGAAGGCGCTGGTTTTTATGTCGATGCCACTCAGACACCTTGGTCAAAGAACTACAAAATGTATTCTTACATTACGCAAGAATTACCACAAATCATTCATTCGCAATTTCATGTCGATGAGGCAAGAGTCGGCATTTTAGGTCATTCAATGGGAGGGCATGGTGCTTTAACCATTGCATTGAAAAACCCTCATATTTATAAAACCGTTTCTGCCTTTTCGCCAATATGCTCGGCGATACACAGTCCATGGGGAGAAAAAGCATTTTCGGCTTATTTAGGTCATGATAAAACCACTTGGGAAGCTTATGATGCCTGCGAGTTAATCAGCACCCGGGGTTGGCAAGGACCTCCTATATTGGTTGATCAAGGAACCGAAGATGCCTTTTTAGAAGAGCAATTAAAACCATCATTATTGGAACAGGCTTGTCAAAGAGCACGAGTGGAACTGCAACTTCGCTTACAAACAGGCTATGATCATAGTTATTATTTTATTGCTACGTTTATTGAAGATCATTTACGTTATCATTCAACCTACCTATAG
- a CDS encoding DUF2238 domain-containing protein has product MNQTRSQWHYPAGYLIVVSIIFIWSAIAPYDRFTWYLESFPVMIVIPLLILTYQKFRLTNLLYALIAIHCVILLIGGHYTYAKVPFFDLLREYWQFSRNNYDRIGHLAQGFVPAIAIRELLLRTSPLQAGKWLVAIIVFSCLGISATYEILEWGVAAFTGEAADSFLGTQGDPWDTQKDMFCAFIGTVASLLMLSKWHDKFLSAFAKPPVA; this is encoded by the coding sequence ATGAATCAAACTAGATCACAGTGGCATTATCCGGCAGGTTATTTAATCGTAGTTAGCATCATCTTTATTTGGTCGGCGATTGCCCCTTACGATAGATTTACTTGGTATTTAGAATCATTTCCGGTGATGATCGTGATACCGTTATTAATCTTAACTTATCAAAAGTTTCGCTTAACGAATTTATTGTATGCCTTAATAGCAATTCACTGTGTGATTTTATTAATAGGCGGGCATTATACTTATGCCAAAGTGCCATTTTTTGATTTGCTGCGAGAGTATTGGCAATTCTCGCGTAACAATTATGATCGCATTGGGCATCTTGCTCAAGGCTTTGTTCCTGCGATAGCGATTCGAGAATTATTGTTGCGCACATCGCCCTTGCAAGCTGGAAAATGGCTCGTTGCTATCATTGTTTTTAGCTGTTTGGGGATTAGTGCTACTTATGAAATATTAGAATGGGGTGTTGCCGCATTCACAGGTGAGGCAGCAGACTCCTTTTTAGGAACCCAAGGCGATCCTTGGGATACCCAAAAGGATATGTTTTGTGCCTTTATTGGCACAGTAGCTTCATTGTTAATGTTAAGTAAATGGCATGATAAGTTTTTGTCCGCCTTCGCTAAACCGCCTGTGGCGTGA
- a CDS encoding DUF1761 family protein: MLIQHINIIAVIVAALSALVISKIWYICFEVNPKRAPFKLSQYCYLFMLSFIAALAMALLLARKPGFYMALHTGILAGLCWVGTSLGITYAYANRSIKLFLIDAGYHAIQFVVYGIILGLWR, encoded by the coding sequence ATGTTAATTCAGCACATTAATATTATAGCGGTGATTGTGGCAGCATTGTCGGCTTTGGTGATCAGCAAAATATGGTATATCTGCTTTGAAGTAAATCCCAAGCGAGCCCCATTTAAACTAAGCCAATATTGTTACCTTTTTATGTTGTCATTTATTGCTGCATTGGCAATGGCTTTGCTATTAGCACGTAAGCCGGGTTTTTATATGGCGCTGCATACTGGCATATTGGCTGGACTCTGTTGGGTGGGAACTTCATTAGGGATCACCTATGCCTATGCTAATCGCAGTATTAAGTTGTTTTTAATTGATGCAGGCTATCATGCTATACAATTTGTAGTCTATGGCATTATTTTAGGGCTTTGGAGATAA
- a CDS encoding NAD-dependent epimerase/dehydratase family protein: protein MAILIMGATGFIGKNLVRFLSENGHHVYGFVHQIEQNQPSQAQLKTLAPWLPPDRILAGDLTKETLSTQWLQKNQIDTVIYAAGQPDVKKAQAEYGRCLYWGHTPTYQINANGAKKVADVCEEAGLAANRTIRFIYLSSIYAGKIIPTSNLQHKSCEHYHFSKWHAQELLKQNKTLAVDIIRLPRMIGPYQNTNAFLARLRDKIFMGTKLDLNDQKMDITPIEALNQLIEKRLNTEVTSYYQLLDLTTNAFEVTSQEMGHLYDELIAERNQTQLLWGQKSLAGPTLRGLAQDIVNIRGVEMDAAATVIQQHIRGYLARKNG from the coding sequence ATGGCAATACTGATTATGGGCGCCACAGGTTTTATTGGCAAAAACCTTGTTAGATTTCTTTCTGAAAATGGGCATCATGTTTATGGCTTTGTTCACCAAATAGAACAAAATCAACCAAGTCAGGCACAACTTAAAACACTGGCACCGTGGTTACCGCCCGATAGAATATTAGCTGGTGATTTAACGAAAGAGACACTTTCAACGCAGTGGTTACAAAAAAATCAGATTGATACAGTGATTTATGCAGCAGGGCAACCGGATGTCAAAAAAGCACAAGCAGAGTATGGGCGTTGCCTTTACTGGGGACATACCCCAACTTATCAAATCAATGCGAATGGCGCAAAAAAGGTTGCTGATGTTTGTGAAGAAGCAGGATTAGCAGCCAATCGAACGATTCGCTTTATTTATTTAAGTTCTATTTATGCAGGAAAAATTATTCCAACAAGTAATTTGCAACATAAAAGTTGTGAGCATTATCATTTTAGTAAATGGCATGCACAAGAGTTGCTAAAACAAAATAAAACGTTGGCCGTTGATATTATTCGCCTACCACGCATGATAGGCCCTTATCAAAATACCAATGCATTTTTAGCAAGATTAAGAGACAAGATATTTATGGGGACAAAACTCGATCTTAACGATCAAAAGATGGATATCACCCCAATTGAAGCGCTTAATCAACTCATTGAGAAACGTCTCAATACAGAAGTGACAAGTTATTATCAATTGCTTGATTTAACAACCAACGCATTTGAAGTGACTTCTCAAGAAATGGGCCATTTATATGATGAGTTAATTGCTGAACGAAATCAAACCCAGCTCTTATGGGGGCAAAAATCATTAGCTGGGCCTACACTAAGAGGATTGGCTCAAGATATTGTTAATATAAGAGGTGTTGAAATGGATGCAGCTGCAACGGTCATTCAACAGCATATTCGTGGCTATTTAGCCAGGAAAAATGGATAG
- a CDS encoding redoxin family protein, with amino-acid sequence MSLNVIELGLVFVEGLALIASPCILPVLPIVLSAAVDTGKLRPYGIIIGFILSFSLFALSSATLIKWFSLDLTIVKNVSLAILFLLGCFMLSTTLSAWFSRVTSPLSNKAQLLGAVPQKGFVSGIIIGSLIGIVWTPCAGPILAAALIQIIRQQNDVNSLLMILAFSVGVAIPMLIITLTGKTLLMRWDWLIKHVETVRKVLGLFIILSVIYIAMGMTLPHFQATKEVNPLHDQKTLINPLPISYQAPEFSDIQAWINSSPLTMKQLIGKVVLIDFWTYSCINCIRTLPYVKGWDQKYRQYGLVVVGVHSPEFIFEKDINNVEDAVKRFDITYPVALDNQLRTWQNFQNHFWPAHYLIDRNGRVVYTHFGEGEDEITEHNIRVLLNLGKEEKNTSEGTQHYLSDQTSETYLGYIRQENFVNKDSITKNQSAYYHFPERLRLHQWSLEGEWRFESEKIVSTGTNVAIRLHFKAKQVYLVMGNQTQKPITIRILLDGKSVNEIEVRGHQLYEILNLPAVKQGLLEIQCQVSGLEVYAFTFGNL; translated from the coding sequence ATGTCATTGAATGTGATTGAGTTAGGCCTTGTATTCGTCGAAGGTCTTGCTTTGATCGCTTCGCCTTGTATTTTGCCTGTCTTACCTATCGTCCTGAGTGCTGCTGTTGATACGGGTAAATTAAGACCTTATGGCATTATTATTGGGTTTATTCTTTCATTTAGTCTTTTTGCGTTGAGTTCGGCAACCTTAATCAAGTGGTTTTCTCTTGATCTCACAATCGTTAAAAATGTTTCTTTGGCTATTTTATTTCTATTAGGCTGTTTTATGTTGTCAACAACATTGTCAGCATGGTTCAGCCGAGTCACATCACCGCTATCAAACAAAGCTCAGCTTTTAGGTGCTGTCCCACAAAAAGGTTTTGTCAGTGGTATTATTATAGGCAGTTTAATTGGTATTGTTTGGACGCCTTGTGCAGGACCCATTTTAGCGGCTGCTTTAATACAGATTATTCGGCAACAAAATGATGTAAATAGTCTACTCATGATTCTTGCATTTTCAGTGGGTGTCGCTATCCCTATGTTAATCATTACTTTAACAGGTAAAACATTATTGATGCGCTGGGATTGGTTAATCAAACATGTTGAGACAGTGAGAAAAGTATTAGGGTTATTCATTATTCTATCGGTTATCTATATTGCTATGGGAATGACATTGCCCCATTTTCAAGCAACCAAAGAAGTGAATCCTCTTCATGATCAAAAGACATTGATCAATCCTTTGCCTATCAGTTATCAAGCGCCTGAATTTTCTGACATACAGGCATGGATAAATTCATCTCCCCTGACGATGAAGCAATTAATTGGTAAGGTCGTTTTAATTGATTTTTGGACTTATTCTTGTATCAATTGTATTCGTACCTTACCTTATGTGAAAGGATGGGATCAAAAATATCGTCAGTATGGCCTGGTTGTTGTAGGGGTGCATTCACCGGAATTTATTTTTGAAAAAGATATCAATAATGTGGAAGATGCAGTTAAGCGATTTGATATCACTTATCCTGTTGCATTAGATAATCAATTGAGAACATGGCAAAATTTTCAAAATCATTTTTGGCCGGCACACTATCTTATTGATCGAAATGGACGTGTGGTTTATACCCATTTTGGCGAAGGCGAAGATGAAATTACCGAGCATAATATTCGGGTATTATTAAATTTGGGAAAAGAAGAGAAGAACACGAGTGAAGGAACGCAGCACTATTTAAGCGATCAAACGTCAGAAACATATCTTGGTTACATCCGCCAAGAAAATTTTGTCAATAAAGATTCTATCACTAAAAACCAATCAGCGTATTATCATTTTCCTGAACGCCTGCGATTACATCAATGGAGCTTAGAAGGCGAATGGCGCTTTGAAAGTGAAAAAATTGTTTCAACTGGCACCAATGTTGCAATTCGTCTTCATTTTAAAGCAAAACAAGTTTATTTAGTCATGGGAAACCAAACCCAAAAGCCTATAACGATACGAATTTTATTAGATGGTAAAAGCGTTAATGAAATAGAAGTCAGGGGACATCAATTATATGAAATTCTCAATTTGCCTGCTGTGAAGCAAGGGTTATTAGAAATTCAATGCCAAGTTTCTGGTCTTGAAGTTTATGCATTTACATTCGGCAATTTGTAA
- a CDS encoding histone deacetylase family protein encodes MSIIVFTHPIFVKHEMGVGHPESPQRIKAIQQALEKAPYHQQLIWQEPPQATKAQLARVHHEDYIEKLFKVAPQTGYLSLDPDTVMNPYSLTAALHAAGSVVAAVEAVFHGETQKAFCLVRPPGHHAEPDRAMGFCFFNNIAVGVAHALAQNYCQRVAIIDFDVHHGNGTETMMLQEPGVCFWSSFEHPFYPGTQLNGKPEHIHLCPLSAGTTGELFRGKIDQELIPLLEAFKPECLFISAGFDAHQLDPLADLKLQTSDYAYVTEKLREIADKYANGRMISTLEGGYHLTAIADSVVAHINSLIE; translated from the coding sequence ATGTCAATTATCGTGTTTACCCATCCTATTTTTGTTAAACATGAAATGGGTGTGGGACATCCGGAATCCCCACAGCGAATCAAAGCCATTCAACAAGCACTTGAAAAAGCCCCTTACCATCAACAACTCATATGGCAAGAGCCACCACAAGCGACAAAAGCACAGTTGGCCAGAGTTCACCATGAAGATTATATTGAAAAATTGTTTAAAGTTGCCCCGCAAACAGGTTACCTGTCACTCGATCCTGATACCGTGATGAATCCTTATTCATTAACAGCGGCATTGCATGCGGCAGGTTCGGTGGTTGCCGCAGTAGAAGCGGTATTTCACGGAGAAACTCAAAAAGCATTTTGTTTGGTTAGACCACCTGGGCATCATGCCGAGCCAGATCGTGCGATGGGATTCTGCTTTTTTAATAATATTGCTGTGGGAGTTGCCCATGCTTTAGCGCAAAATTATTGTCAACGGGTGGCGATTATCGATTTTGATGTTCATCATGGTAATGGCACCGAAACCATGATGTTGCAAGAACCTGGCGTGTGCTTTTGGTCAAGTTTTGAACATCCCTTTTATCCGGGTACACAGTTAAATGGCAAACCTGAGCATATTCATCTATGTCCATTATCTGCAGGAACAACAGGAGAATTATTTCGCGGTAAGATTGATCAAGAATTAATCCCGTTGCTTGAAGCATTTAAACCAGAATGTTTATTTATATCGGCAGGCTTTGATGCCCATCAATTAGATCCTTTAGCGGATTTGAAATTACAAACGTCAGATTATGCCTATGTCACAGAAAAACTGCGTGAGATTGCAGATAAATATGCCAACGGTAGAATGATTTCTACATTAGAAGGGGGCTATCATTTAACTGCAATTGCGGATTCTGTGGTGGCTCATATTAATAGTTTGATAGAATGA
- a CDS encoding VOC family protein → MRYLHAMVRVFDLEKSLDFYVNKLGLIEIRRSDYEKGRFTLIFLATAPHEPMIELTYNWDQPAPYSIGRNFGHLAFEVDNIYTYCERLQQLGVTILRPPRDGRMAFVRSPDDISIEILQRGQALEPQEPWILMENSGEW, encoded by the coding sequence ATGCGATACTTACACGCCATGGTTCGCGTATTTGATTTAGAAAAATCGCTGGACTTCTACGTGAACAAATTAGGTCTAATAGAAATTAGGCGCTCTGATTATGAGAAGGGCCGTTTTACCCTTATTTTCCTCGCGACTGCGCCTCATGAACCCATGATTGAATTAACTTATAACTGGGATCAACCAGCACCTTATTCTATTGGACGTAACTTTGGGCATCTTGCTTTTGAAGTGGATAATATTTATACCTACTGCGAACGTTTGCAACAATTAGGCGTTACCATCTTGCGGCCGCCTCGTGATGGTCGTATGGCATTTGTTCGCTCGCCGGATGACATTTCGATTGAAATTTTACAACGGGGTCAGGCACTAGAACCACAAGAGCCTTGGATTTTGATGGAAAATTCAGGTGAATGGTAA
- a CDS encoding DUF6159 family protein produces the protein MAFLQNLKAGWNLGLYSCRFAFEHKALLLLPFLSVLSMIGAVVLLFLAAENVKTDIVWLMIIGGYFICIFISIFFNVVLVKMVNDYLEQRKASLLEAFNVATNRIPAILVWTLVTGSVGILIRLIEALEEKLHIPSILSAILDVGWGAVTYFIIPIICFQGIASPKGLYEQSKYLINKVWGDGVVKIIGASLFVFLFLLPLGLIAASVSHLPPFPYQNIVYWVLGILAALMIAFTNVMAGTLQTMFYKYAQSNTLPADFDKSLIEHVAMVKQ, from the coding sequence ATGGCTTTTTTGCAGAATCTAAAAGCAGGTTGGAACCTCGGTTTATATAGTTGTCGATTTGCTTTTGAACATAAAGCCTTATTACTTCTTCCTTTTCTTTCGGTACTGTCCATGATTGGGGCCGTTGTTTTACTATTCTTAGCTGCTGAAAATGTAAAAACCGATATTGTATGGTTAATGATTATTGGTGGCTATTTCATTTGTATTTTTATCTCAATCTTTTTTAACGTTGTATTAGTAAAAATGGTCAATGATTATTTAGAACAACGTAAAGCTTCATTGCTTGAGGCATTTAATGTGGCAACGAATCGGATCCCTGCCATTTTGGTATGGACATTGGTCACAGGTTCGGTTGGAATTTTAATTAGATTAATTGAAGCACTCGAAGAAAAACTGCATATTCCTTCTATTTTATCGGCCATTTTAGATGTGGGCTGGGGAGCGGTGACTTATTTTATTATTCCTATCATTTGCTTTCAGGGAATAGCAAGTCCTAAAGGTTTATATGAGCAATCCAAATACTTAATTAACAAGGTTTGGGGCGATGGTGTGGTCAAAATAATCGGCGCCTCTTTGTTCGTGTTTCTCTTTTTGTTACCATTGGGGCTGATTGCAGCTAGTGTGAGTCATTTGCCGCCTTTTCCTTATCAAAATATCGTTTATTGGGTATTAGGAATTCTTGCTGCACTCATGATTGCTTTCACGAATGTCATGGCAGGAACGTTACAAACGATGTTTTATAAATATGCCCAAAGCAATACCTTACCTGCTGATTTTGACAAATCATTGATTGAACATGTTGCGATGGTTAAACAATAA
- a CDS encoding GrpB family protein translates to MSNQTNIEVVPYDPHWPKMFQIESQKIKTILGENCITIHHVGSTAITGLWAKPIIDMIPVVKDIFAVEQQNQAMQSLGYTAKGEHGMLFRRFFQRVVPVPACNVHVYEEGSGEIDRLVRFREYLNNNERYKQQYADLKRDLATKTNDITKYTLAKDALIKEIDSQTGFNGYRMVHALTPREWSTYHRLLNMDLNQEKESTLKHIVLYHGVDVVGAALLRTDKQTTYVDKLAIDHSLDETPTKNYFIQQLKRWLLHTAED, encoded by the coding sequence ATGTCTAATCAAACTAACATTGAAGTTGTTCCTTATGATCCTCATTGGCCAAAAATGTTTCAAATTGAATCACAAAAAATAAAAACTATTTTGGGTGAAAATTGCATCACCATTCATCATGTGGGCAGCACTGCCATTACGGGTTTATGGGCAAAACCCATTATTGACATGATCCCTGTTGTTAAAGATATCTTTGCGGTTGAACAGCAAAATCAAGCGATGCAATCCTTGGGATATACCGCAAAAGGTGAGCATGGCATGTTATTTCGCCGTTTTTTTCAACGTGTGGTACCTGTTCCTGCTTGCAATGTTCATGTGTATGAAGAAGGAAGTGGAGAAATCGATCGTTTAGTTCGTTTTCGTGAATATTTAAATAATAACGAACGCTATAAGCAACAATATGCCGATTTAAAAAGAGACTTAGCAACCAAAACGAATGATATTACAAAATATACGCTTGCTAAAGATGCTTTAATTAAAGAAATTGATTCTCAAACTGGTTTTAATGGCTATCGAATGGTTCATGCTTTAACGCCAAGAGAATGGTCTACCTATCATCGTTTGCTTAATATGGATCTTAATCAGGAAAAAGAGTCGACACTCAAACATATTGTGCTTTATCACGGGGTTGATGTAGTAGGTGCTGCTTTATTGAGGACTGACAAACAAACAACGTATGTTGATAAACTAGCAATCGATCACAGTTTGGATGAAACGCCTACCAAAAACTATTTTATACAGCAGCTTAAGCGGTGGTTATTGCACACAGCTGAAGACTAA
- the hisG gene encoding ATP phosphoribosyltransferase yields the protein MQSNVRLTLAIQKKGRLNNDSLELLKKCGLKLLSSKSSLFYSAENFPIDILLVRDDDIPTLIRDGVCDLGIVGENVIQEQVSDENEYESLKLLGFGRCRLSIALPKDTSFNDINQLQNARIATSYPNLLQRFLSLNNIKASLVSISGSVEISPKLGIADAICDLVSTGKTLEENNLQEVAVILQSQAALIKAKAALSTEKQAILEIFLRRITGVMQAQESKYILFHAPKNAIARIEQLLPGNETPTIMPLAGNDEKVAIHVVSREAVFWGTLEKLREAGATAILVLPVEKMMY from the coding sequence ATGCAATCTAATGTACGGCTTACCCTTGCCATTCAGAAAAAGGGACGACTCAATAACGATTCACTCGAACTTCTAAAAAAGTGCGGCTTAAAGCTCTTATCTTCAAAATCTTCCCTTTTCTACTCTGCTGAAAATTTTCCCATCGATATCTTACTGGTTAGAGATGATGATATCCCCACTCTCATCCGAGATGGTGTTTGTGACCTGGGTATAGTGGGAGAGAACGTTATTCAAGAACAAGTTTCTGATGAAAATGAATATGAAAGCCTAAAACTGTTGGGATTTGGCCGTTGCCGATTATCGATTGCACTTCCTAAAGATACGAGCTTCAATGATATTAACCAATTACAAAATGCGCGAATTGCAACCAGTTATCCTAATTTATTGCAACGCTTTTTATCGCTTAACAATATTAAAGCATCGTTAGTTTCAATTTCAGGTTCAGTTGAAATTTCACCCAAATTAGGGATTGCCGATGCGATTTGCGATTTAGTCTCTACCGGTAAAACCTTGGAAGAAAATAATTTGCAAGAAGTCGCGGTGATTTTACAGAGTCAAGCGGCATTAATAAAAGCCAAAGCCGCATTATCGACAGAGAAACAAGCGATCCTTGAGATATTTTTAAGACGTATCACCGGGGTTATGCAAGCACAAGAAAGTAAATACATTTTGTTCCATGCTCCCAAAAATGCCATTGCTCGCATCGAACAATTACTGCCAGGTAATGAAACGCCAACCATTATGCCATTAGCAGGCAATGATGAGAAAGTGGCTATTCACGTGGTATCCAGAGAAGCCGTTTTTTGGGGAACCTTAGAAAAATTACGCGAGGCAGGCGCCACTGCCATTTTAGTGCTCCCTGTTGAAAAAATGATGTATTAG